A genomic stretch from Onychostoma macrolepis isolate SWU-2019 chromosome 02, ASM1243209v1, whole genome shotgun sequence includes:
- the ubxn7 gene encoding UBX domain-containing protein 7 isoform X1, whose amino-acid sequence MATLGDASAPGVNGLIQQFTAITGATESIGKHMLEACNNNLEMAVTMFLDGGGIAEEPSTSASSAGASSSRHPPVEDDVRAPIPQKQDILVEPEPLFGVPKRRRPARSIFDGFRDFQTETMRQEQELRNGSAMDKKLSTLADLFRPPIELMHKGSFETAKDSGQLENKWLMINIQNVQDFACQCLNRDVWSNDAVKNLIREHFIFWQVYHDSEEGQRYIQFYKLNKFPYISILDPRTGQKMVEWNQLDVTSFLDQVTGFLSEHGQLDGQSSQPPAKRARSESLIDASEDSQLEAAIRASLQETHYESTQDKAESRSDDDSEAEPFTDSEGLISVDGSDNEAGGGEDSLDGHVSAEVAPPTRPDSPAHHRKSPHKELCHRKEESKKNHLEPVGLSHSQTEYQQRLGENHRSTSHQPSEPAGTSTADPDDNGPKARLMLRYPDGQREQIALSAKAKLMALVRHVQSKGFPNERFELVTNFPRRRLAHLDYDITLQEAGLCPQETVFVQERN is encoded by the exons ATGGCGACTCTCGGAGACGCATCAGCCCCGGGGGTTAATGggttaatacaacagttcacaGCCATAACTG gAGCCACAGAGAGTATAGGGAAGCATATGTTGGAAGCATGTAACAATAACCTAGAGATGGCCGTCACCATGTTTCTAGACGGAGGGGGCATCGCAGAGGAACCCAGCACAAGTGCCAGTTCAGCTGGGGCGTCCAGCAGCAGACATCCCCCTGTAGA AGATGATGTGCGAGCACCCATTCCTCAGAAGCAGGACATTCTGGTGGAGCCAGAGCCCTTGTTTGGAG TACCAAAGAGGCGTAGACCAGCACGATCAATCTTTGATGGATTTCGGGATTTTCAAACAGAAACCA TGCGACAGGAGCAGGAGTTGAGAAACGGAAGTGCAATGGACAAGAAGCTGAGCACTTTAGCCGATCTGTTCCGTCCCCCCATTGAACTCATGCACAAAGGCAGCTTTGAGACG GCGAAAGACTCTGGTCAGCTTGAGAACAAATGGCTGATGATCAACATTCAGAATGTCCAGGATTTTGCCTGTCAGTGTCTAAACCGAGACGtgtggagcaatgatgctgtgAAAAACTTAATCAGAGAGCACTTCATATTCTGGCAG GTGTACCATGACAGCGAGGAAGGGCAGAGGTACATTCAGTTTTACAAGCTTAACAAGTTCCCCTATATTTCTATCTTGGACCCTCGTACAG GACAAAAGATGGTTGAGTGGAACCAGTTAGATGTGACCTCATTCCTGGATCAGGTCACAGGCTTCCTATCAGAGCACGGGCAGCTGGATGGGCAGTCCAGTCAACCTCCGGCCAAACGGGCTCGTTCT GAGAGTTTGATAGATGCCAGTGAGGACAGTCAGTTAGAGGCCGCTATCCGGGCCTCTCTTCAAGAAACACACTACGAGTCCACCCAGGACAAGGCAGAGTCCCGCTCAGATGACGATTCAGAAGCCGAACCATTCACTGACAGCGAAGGCCTGATCTCAGTGGATGGTTCAGATAATGAAGCCGGCGGAGGGGAGGATTCTTTAGATGGACACGTCTCTGCAGAGGTAGCTCCTCCCACCAGGCCGGACAGCCCAGCCCATCACAGGAAGTCACCACACAAAGAGTTATGCCACAGGAAAGAGGAGAGTAAGAAGAACCACCTAGAGCCAGTCGGGCTCAGTCACAGTCAGACAGAGTACCAACAGCGGCTGGGAGAAAACCACAGATCCACATCACACCAGCCCTCAGAACCTGCCGGCACCAGCACAGCAGATCCAGACGACAACG GTCCAAAGGCCCGTTTAATGCTTCGATACCCAGATGGCCAGAGAGAACAGATAGCACTGTCTGCTAAAGCTAAACTCATG gCACTGGTGAGACACGTTCAGTCTAAGGGATTCCCCAATGAACGCTTCGAACTTGTCACCAACTTCCCCCGCCGAAGACTTGCTCACTTGGACTATGACATCACACTGCAGGAAGCAGGACTGTGTCCGCAGGAGACTGTGTTTGTGCAGGAGAGGAATTAG
- the ubxn7 gene encoding UBX domain-containing protein 7 isoform X2, producing the protein MATLGDASAPGVNGLIQQFTAITGATESIGKHMLEACNNNLEMAVTMFLDGGGIAEEPSTSASSAGASSSRHPPVEDDVRAPIPQKQDILVEPEPLFGVRQEQELRNGSAMDKKLSTLADLFRPPIELMHKGSFETAKDSGQLENKWLMINIQNVQDFACQCLNRDVWSNDAVKNLIREHFIFWQVYHDSEEGQRYIQFYKLNKFPYISILDPRTGQKMVEWNQLDVTSFLDQVTGFLSEHGQLDGQSSQPPAKRARSESLIDASEDSQLEAAIRASLQETHYESTQDKAESRSDDDSEAEPFTDSEGLISVDGSDNEAGGGEDSLDGHVSAEVAPPTRPDSPAHHRKSPHKELCHRKEESKKNHLEPVGLSHSQTEYQQRLGENHRSTSHQPSEPAGTSTADPDDNGPKARLMLRYPDGQREQIALSAKAKLMALVRHVQSKGFPNERFELVTNFPRRRLAHLDYDITLQEAGLCPQETVFVQERN; encoded by the exons ATGGCGACTCTCGGAGACGCATCAGCCCCGGGGGTTAATGggttaatacaacagttcacaGCCATAACTG gAGCCACAGAGAGTATAGGGAAGCATATGTTGGAAGCATGTAACAATAACCTAGAGATGGCCGTCACCATGTTTCTAGACGGAGGGGGCATCGCAGAGGAACCCAGCACAAGTGCCAGTTCAGCTGGGGCGTCCAGCAGCAGACATCCCCCTGTAGA AGATGATGTGCGAGCACCCATTCCTCAGAAGCAGGACATTCTGGTGGAGCCAGAGCCCTTGTTTGGAG TGCGACAGGAGCAGGAGTTGAGAAACGGAAGTGCAATGGACAAGAAGCTGAGCACTTTAGCCGATCTGTTCCGTCCCCCCATTGAACTCATGCACAAAGGCAGCTTTGAGACG GCGAAAGACTCTGGTCAGCTTGAGAACAAATGGCTGATGATCAACATTCAGAATGTCCAGGATTTTGCCTGTCAGTGTCTAAACCGAGACGtgtggagcaatgatgctgtgAAAAACTTAATCAGAGAGCACTTCATATTCTGGCAG GTGTACCATGACAGCGAGGAAGGGCAGAGGTACATTCAGTTTTACAAGCTTAACAAGTTCCCCTATATTTCTATCTTGGACCCTCGTACAG GACAAAAGATGGTTGAGTGGAACCAGTTAGATGTGACCTCATTCCTGGATCAGGTCACAGGCTTCCTATCAGAGCACGGGCAGCTGGATGGGCAGTCCAGTCAACCTCCGGCCAAACGGGCTCGTTCT GAGAGTTTGATAGATGCCAGTGAGGACAGTCAGTTAGAGGCCGCTATCCGGGCCTCTCTTCAAGAAACACACTACGAGTCCACCCAGGACAAGGCAGAGTCCCGCTCAGATGACGATTCAGAAGCCGAACCATTCACTGACAGCGAAGGCCTGATCTCAGTGGATGGTTCAGATAATGAAGCCGGCGGAGGGGAGGATTCTTTAGATGGACACGTCTCTGCAGAGGTAGCTCCTCCCACCAGGCCGGACAGCCCAGCCCATCACAGGAAGTCACCACACAAAGAGTTATGCCACAGGAAAGAGGAGAGTAAGAAGAACCACCTAGAGCCAGTCGGGCTCAGTCACAGTCAGACAGAGTACCAACAGCGGCTGGGAGAAAACCACAGATCCACATCACACCAGCCCTCAGAACCTGCCGGCACCAGCACAGCAGATCCAGACGACAACG GTCCAAAGGCCCGTTTAATGCTTCGATACCCAGATGGCCAGAGAGAACAGATAGCACTGTCTGCTAAAGCTAAACTCATG gCACTGGTGAGACACGTTCAGTCTAAGGGATTCCCCAATGAACGCTTCGAACTTGTCACCAACTTCCCCCGCCGAAGACTTGCTCACTTGGACTATGACATCACACTGCAGGAAGCAGGACTGTGTCCGCAGGAGACTGTGTTTGTGCAGGAGAGGAATTAG
- the ubxn7 gene encoding UBX domain-containing protein 7 isoform X3, which produces MLEACNNNLEMAVTMFLDGGGIAEEPSTSASSAGASSSRHPPVEDDVRAPIPQKQDILVEPEPLFGVPKRRRPARSIFDGFRDFQTETMRQEQELRNGSAMDKKLSTLADLFRPPIELMHKGSFETAKDSGQLENKWLMINIQNVQDFACQCLNRDVWSNDAVKNLIREHFIFWQVYHDSEEGQRYIQFYKLNKFPYISILDPRTGQKMVEWNQLDVTSFLDQVTGFLSEHGQLDGQSSQPPAKRARSESLIDASEDSQLEAAIRASLQETHYESTQDKAESRSDDDSEAEPFTDSEGLISVDGSDNEAGGGEDSLDGHVSAEVAPPTRPDSPAHHRKSPHKELCHRKEESKKNHLEPVGLSHSQTEYQQRLGENHRSTSHQPSEPAGTSTADPDDNGPKARLMLRYPDGQREQIALSAKAKLMALVRHVQSKGFPNERFELVTNFPRRRLAHLDYDITLQEAGLCPQETVFVQERN; this is translated from the exons ATGTTGGAAGCATGTAACAATAACCTAGAGATGGCCGTCACCATGTTTCTAGACGGAGGGGGCATCGCAGAGGAACCCAGCACAAGTGCCAGTTCAGCTGGGGCGTCCAGCAGCAGACATCCCCCTGTAGA AGATGATGTGCGAGCACCCATTCCTCAGAAGCAGGACATTCTGGTGGAGCCAGAGCCCTTGTTTGGAG TACCAAAGAGGCGTAGACCAGCACGATCAATCTTTGATGGATTTCGGGATTTTCAAACAGAAACCA TGCGACAGGAGCAGGAGTTGAGAAACGGAAGTGCAATGGACAAGAAGCTGAGCACTTTAGCCGATCTGTTCCGTCCCCCCATTGAACTCATGCACAAAGGCAGCTTTGAGACG GCGAAAGACTCTGGTCAGCTTGAGAACAAATGGCTGATGATCAACATTCAGAATGTCCAGGATTTTGCCTGTCAGTGTCTAAACCGAGACGtgtggagcaatgatgctgtgAAAAACTTAATCAGAGAGCACTTCATATTCTGGCAG GTGTACCATGACAGCGAGGAAGGGCAGAGGTACATTCAGTTTTACAAGCTTAACAAGTTCCCCTATATTTCTATCTTGGACCCTCGTACAG GACAAAAGATGGTTGAGTGGAACCAGTTAGATGTGACCTCATTCCTGGATCAGGTCACAGGCTTCCTATCAGAGCACGGGCAGCTGGATGGGCAGTCCAGTCAACCTCCGGCCAAACGGGCTCGTTCT GAGAGTTTGATAGATGCCAGTGAGGACAGTCAGTTAGAGGCCGCTATCCGGGCCTCTCTTCAAGAAACACACTACGAGTCCACCCAGGACAAGGCAGAGTCCCGCTCAGATGACGATTCAGAAGCCGAACCATTCACTGACAGCGAAGGCCTGATCTCAGTGGATGGTTCAGATAATGAAGCCGGCGGAGGGGAGGATTCTTTAGATGGACACGTCTCTGCAGAGGTAGCTCCTCCCACCAGGCCGGACAGCCCAGCCCATCACAGGAAGTCACCACACAAAGAGTTATGCCACAGGAAAGAGGAGAGTAAGAAGAACCACCTAGAGCCAGTCGGGCTCAGTCACAGTCAGACAGAGTACCAACAGCGGCTGGGAGAAAACCACAGATCCACATCACACCAGCCCTCAGAACCTGCCGGCACCAGCACAGCAGATCCAGACGACAACG GTCCAAAGGCCCGTTTAATGCTTCGATACCCAGATGGCCAGAGAGAACAGATAGCACTGTCTGCTAAAGCTAAACTCATG gCACTGGTGAGACACGTTCAGTCTAAGGGATTCCCCAATGAACGCTTCGAACTTGTCACCAACTTCCCCCGCCGAAGACTTGCTCACTTGGACTATGACATCACACTGCAGGAAGCAGGACTGTGTCCGCAGGAGACTGTGTTTGTGCAGGAGAGGAATTAG
- the ppp1r7 gene encoding protein phosphatase 1 regulatory subunit 7 isoform X4 encodes MDTITLDPDEEDVDLVHCRIGKIEGLEVLRKAQTISLRQNLIKCIENLDSLVSLRELDLYDNQIRKLENLQALTELEQLDVSFNLLRKIEGLEYLTKIKKLFLLHNKITSIANLDQLTSLQMLELGSNRIRVIENLDSLTTLESLFLGTNKITQLQNLDGLHSLTVLSIQSNRITKLEGLQNLVNLRELYLSHNGIEVIEGLENNKKLTTLDIAANRIKKIESISHLTELKEFWMNDNQIDNWADLDELKNVKGLETVYLERNPLQKDPQYRRKIMLALPSVRQIDATFIRF; translated from the exons ATGGACACCATAACCTTAGACCCAGATGAGGAG gatGTGGATCTGGTCCACTGTCGCATTGGGAAGATTGAGGGTCTGGAGGTTCTTCGGAAGGCACAG ACAATTTCTCTTAGGCAAAACCTCATCAAATGCATTGAGAACTTGGACAGCCTCGTCTCATTGAGAGAACTCGATCTTTATGACAACCAGATCCGCAAACTAGAGAATCTTCAGGCCCTAACAGAGCTCGA GCAGCTAGATGTATCGTTCAACTTGCTGAGGAAGATTGAGGGATTGGAGTACCTCACAAAAATCAAGAAGCTCTTCCTGCTTCATAATAAGATTACAAGCATTGCCAACCTCGATCAACTGACGAGCCTCCAGATGCTTGAGCTGGGCTCTAACCGCATCAGG GTTATTGAGAATCTGGATTCTCTTACTACTTTGGAGAGTTTGTTCCTTGGCACGAATAAAATCACTCAGCTACAGAACCTTGATGGATTGCACAGTCTGACGGTTCTCAGTATCCAG AGTAACCGCATCACGAAGTTGGAAGGACTCCAGAATCTTGTGAACCTGCGCGAGCTTTACTTGAGTCATAATGGCATTGAAGTCATTGAGGGCCTGGAAAACAAT aaaaaGCTGACAACTTTGGATATCGCTGCAAACAGGATAAAAAAGATTGAAAGTATCAGCCATTTGACTGAATTAAAAGAATTTtgg ATGAATGACAACCAAATTGATAACTGGGCAGACTTGGATGAACTCAAGAACGTCAAAGGTCTAGAGACTGTCTATCTGGAGAGAAACCCTCTGCAGAAGGACCCTCAATACAGACGCAAGATCATGTTGGCTCTTCCCAGTGTCAGGCAGATAGATGCCACCTTCATCCGTTTCTGA
- the ppp1r7 gene encoding protein phosphatase 1 regulatory subunit 7 isoform X1, whose product MATLSVGEPQEMEVDRRGESEESGDDETKRKSLNGEVDSLQAPTTVPEESPVDMDTITLDPDEEDVDLVHCRIGKIEGLEVLRKAQTISLRQNLIKCIENLDSLVSLRELDLYDNQIRKLENLQALTELEQLDVSFNLLRKIEGLEYLTKIKKLFLLHNKITSIANLDQLTSLQMLELGSNRIRVIENLDSLTTLESLFLGTNKITQLQNLDGLHSLTVLSIQSNRITKLEGLQNLVNLRELYLSHNGIEVIEGLENNKKLTTLDIAANRIKKIESISHLTELKEFWMNDNQIDNWADLDELKNVKGLETVYLERNPLQKDPQYRRKIMLALPSVRQIDATFIRF is encoded by the exons ATGGCGACTTTATCTGTCGGAGAGCCTCAAGAGATGGAAG TGGACAGGAGGGGTGAGTCTGAGGAATCTGGTGATGATGAGACCAAGAGGAAGAGTCTCAATGGAGAGGTCGACTCCTTGCAAGCTCCTACGACTG TACCTGAGGAGTCACCTGTTGACATGGACACCATAACCTTAGACCCAGATGAGGAG gatGTGGATCTGGTCCACTGTCGCATTGGGAAGATTGAGGGTCTGGAGGTTCTTCGGAAGGCACAG ACAATTTCTCTTAGGCAAAACCTCATCAAATGCATTGAGAACTTGGACAGCCTCGTCTCATTGAGAGAACTCGATCTTTATGACAACCAGATCCGCAAACTAGAGAATCTTCAGGCCCTAACAGAGCTCGA GCAGCTAGATGTATCGTTCAACTTGCTGAGGAAGATTGAGGGATTGGAGTACCTCACAAAAATCAAGAAGCTCTTCCTGCTTCATAATAAGATTACAAGCATTGCCAACCTCGATCAACTGACGAGCCTCCAGATGCTTGAGCTGGGCTCTAACCGCATCAGG GTTATTGAGAATCTGGATTCTCTTACTACTTTGGAGAGTTTGTTCCTTGGCACGAATAAAATCACTCAGCTACAGAACCTTGATGGATTGCACAGTCTGACGGTTCTCAGTATCCAG AGTAACCGCATCACGAAGTTGGAAGGACTCCAGAATCTTGTGAACCTGCGCGAGCTTTACTTGAGTCATAATGGCATTGAAGTCATTGAGGGCCTGGAAAACAAT aaaaaGCTGACAACTTTGGATATCGCTGCAAACAGGATAAAAAAGATTGAAAGTATCAGCCATTTGACTGAATTAAAAGAATTTtgg ATGAATGACAACCAAATTGATAACTGGGCAGACTTGGATGAACTCAAGAACGTCAAAGGTCTAGAGACTGTCTATCTGGAGAGAAACCCTCTGCAGAAGGACCCTCAATACAGACGCAAGATCATGTTGGCTCTTCCCAGTGTCAGGCAGATAGATGCCACCTTCATCCGTTTCTGA
- the ppp1r7 gene encoding protein phosphatase 1 regulatory subunit 7 isoform X3, with amino-acid sequence MDRRGESEESGDDETKRKSLNGEVDSLQAPTTVPEESPVDMDTITLDPDEEDVDLVHCRIGKIEGLEVLRKAQTISLRQNLIKCIENLDSLVSLRELDLYDNQIRKLENLQALTELEQLDVSFNLLRKIEGLEYLTKIKKLFLLHNKITSIANLDQLTSLQMLELGSNRIRVIENLDSLTTLESLFLGTNKITQLQNLDGLHSLTVLSIQSNRITKLEGLQNLVNLRELYLSHNGIEVIEGLENNKKLTTLDIAANRIKKIESISHLTELKEFWMNDNQIDNWADLDELKNVKGLETVYLERNPLQKDPQYRRKIMLALPSVRQIDATFIRF; translated from the exons A TGGACAGGAGGGGTGAGTCTGAGGAATCTGGTGATGATGAGACCAAGAGGAAGAGTCTCAATGGAGAGGTCGACTCCTTGCAAGCTCCTACGACTG TACCTGAGGAGTCACCTGTTGACATGGACACCATAACCTTAGACCCAGATGAGGAG gatGTGGATCTGGTCCACTGTCGCATTGGGAAGATTGAGGGTCTGGAGGTTCTTCGGAAGGCACAG ACAATTTCTCTTAGGCAAAACCTCATCAAATGCATTGAGAACTTGGACAGCCTCGTCTCATTGAGAGAACTCGATCTTTATGACAACCAGATCCGCAAACTAGAGAATCTTCAGGCCCTAACAGAGCTCGA GCAGCTAGATGTATCGTTCAACTTGCTGAGGAAGATTGAGGGATTGGAGTACCTCACAAAAATCAAGAAGCTCTTCCTGCTTCATAATAAGATTACAAGCATTGCCAACCTCGATCAACTGACGAGCCTCCAGATGCTTGAGCTGGGCTCTAACCGCATCAGG GTTATTGAGAATCTGGATTCTCTTACTACTTTGGAGAGTTTGTTCCTTGGCACGAATAAAATCACTCAGCTACAGAACCTTGATGGATTGCACAGTCTGACGGTTCTCAGTATCCAG AGTAACCGCATCACGAAGTTGGAAGGACTCCAGAATCTTGTGAACCTGCGCGAGCTTTACTTGAGTCATAATGGCATTGAAGTCATTGAGGGCCTGGAAAACAAT aaaaaGCTGACAACTTTGGATATCGCTGCAAACAGGATAAAAAAGATTGAAAGTATCAGCCATTTGACTGAATTAAAAGAATTTtgg ATGAATGACAACCAAATTGATAACTGGGCAGACTTGGATGAACTCAAGAACGTCAAAGGTCTAGAGACTGTCTATCTGGAGAGAAACCCTCTGCAGAAGGACCCTCAATACAGACGCAAGATCATGTTGGCTCTTCCCAGTGTCAGGCAGATAGATGCCACCTTCATCCGTTTCTGA
- the ppp1r7 gene encoding protein phosphatase 1 regulatory subunit 7 isoform X2 has protein sequence MLLLWDEVDRRGESEESGDDETKRKSLNGEVDSLQAPTTVPEESPVDMDTITLDPDEEDVDLVHCRIGKIEGLEVLRKAQTISLRQNLIKCIENLDSLVSLRELDLYDNQIRKLENLQALTELEQLDVSFNLLRKIEGLEYLTKIKKLFLLHNKITSIANLDQLTSLQMLELGSNRIRVIENLDSLTTLESLFLGTNKITQLQNLDGLHSLTVLSIQSNRITKLEGLQNLVNLRELYLSHNGIEVIEGLENNKKLTTLDIAANRIKKIESISHLTELKEFWMNDNQIDNWADLDELKNVKGLETVYLERNPLQKDPQYRRKIMLALPSVRQIDATFIRF, from the exons ATGCTTCTACTGTGGGATGAGG TGGACAGGAGGGGTGAGTCTGAGGAATCTGGTGATGATGAGACCAAGAGGAAGAGTCTCAATGGAGAGGTCGACTCCTTGCAAGCTCCTACGACTG TACCTGAGGAGTCACCTGTTGACATGGACACCATAACCTTAGACCCAGATGAGGAG gatGTGGATCTGGTCCACTGTCGCATTGGGAAGATTGAGGGTCTGGAGGTTCTTCGGAAGGCACAG ACAATTTCTCTTAGGCAAAACCTCATCAAATGCATTGAGAACTTGGACAGCCTCGTCTCATTGAGAGAACTCGATCTTTATGACAACCAGATCCGCAAACTAGAGAATCTTCAGGCCCTAACAGAGCTCGA GCAGCTAGATGTATCGTTCAACTTGCTGAGGAAGATTGAGGGATTGGAGTACCTCACAAAAATCAAGAAGCTCTTCCTGCTTCATAATAAGATTACAAGCATTGCCAACCTCGATCAACTGACGAGCCTCCAGATGCTTGAGCTGGGCTCTAACCGCATCAGG GTTATTGAGAATCTGGATTCTCTTACTACTTTGGAGAGTTTGTTCCTTGGCACGAATAAAATCACTCAGCTACAGAACCTTGATGGATTGCACAGTCTGACGGTTCTCAGTATCCAG AGTAACCGCATCACGAAGTTGGAAGGACTCCAGAATCTTGTGAACCTGCGCGAGCTTTACTTGAGTCATAATGGCATTGAAGTCATTGAGGGCCTGGAAAACAAT aaaaaGCTGACAACTTTGGATATCGCTGCAAACAGGATAAAAAAGATTGAAAGTATCAGCCATTTGACTGAATTAAAAGAATTTtgg ATGAATGACAACCAAATTGATAACTGGGCAGACTTGGATGAACTCAAGAACGTCAAAGGTCTAGAGACTGTCTATCTGGAGAGAAACCCTCTGCAGAAGGACCCTCAATACAGACGCAAGATCATGTTGGCTCTTCCCAGTGTCAGGCAGATAGATGCCACCTTCATCCGTTTCTGA